From the genome of Deinococcus fonticola, one region includes:
- a CDS encoding J domain-containing protein, with protein MNYFQNITDAAELKNLYRQLCKTHHPDKGGSTEQMQDINNQYEAAMKRLISGKSETEYGEGKWYKTRDEEEAVEKAVQEAIQKIAHLDGLDIEIIGAWVWVSGDTKNHKDTLKDAGYWWMHNRKMWAFKGKESKGRGKTSMEELRDKYGSEKVYTRSRTLTAN; from the coding sequence ATGAACTACTTTCAAAACATCACCGACGCCGCCGAACTGAAAAACCTGTACCGCCAACTGTGCAAGACCCACCACCCCGACAAAGGCGGCAGCACCGAGCAGATGCAGGACATTAACAACCAGTACGAAGCGGCCATGAAGCGCCTTATCAGCGGGAAGTCTGAAACCGAATACGGGGAAGGCAAATGGTATAAGACCCGCGACGAAGAAGAAGCCGTAGAAAAGGCAGTGCAGGAAGCCATTCAGAAAATTGCCCATCTTGACGGCTTAGACATTGAAATTATCGGTGCTTGGGTATGGGTGAGCGGCGACACCAAAAACCACAAAGACACCCTGAAAGATGCGGGCTACTGGTGGATGCACAACCGGAAAATGTGGGCGTTCAAAGGAAAGGAAAGCAAAGGACGCGGCAAGACGAGCATGGAGGAATTGCGCGACAAGTACGGCAGCGAAAAGGTTTACACCCGTAGCCGCACCCTGACCGCCAATTAA
- a CDS encoding IS6 family transposase encodes MTDRKPYRHRFPLSVIGYALRLYHRFPLSQRDVQELLHERGVQVSHETLRQWNIKFAPLLTEELRHREPRRGSRWHLDEVCVKVGGVKHWLWRAVDEYGDVLDILLQEHRDTQAAKSFFVRLLGEYDVPEVIHTDKLWSYGAALREIPVLHDVEHVQVVSTARCNNLVEQSHRPTRQQERGQLGFKRRKRTQEFLALHARVSNLHRHTRTTVPATLRRSHQSAALLRLREAMQQVA; translated from the coding sequence GTGACTGACCGGAAGCCCTATCGACATCGATTCCCGCTGAGTGTCATTGGGTATGCCCTGCGGCTCTACCACCGCTTCCCCCTCAGCCAGCGGGACGTTCAGGAACTGCTTCACGAGCGTGGTGTTCAGGTCAGTCACGAGACCCTCCGTCAGTGGAACATCAAGTTCGCCCCACTCCTGACCGAGGAACTGCGCCATCGAGAACCCCGGCGGGGTTCTCGATGGCATCTGGACGAGGTCTGCGTCAAGGTCGGCGGGGTCAAGCATTGGTTGTGGCGAGCGGTCGACGAATACGGGGACGTGCTGGACATTCTGCTTCAGGAACACCGAGACACCCAGGCGGCCAAGTCCTTTTTTGTCCGCCTCCTGGGGGAATACGACGTGCCGGAGGTGATCCATACCGACAAGCTGTGGAGCTATGGGGCGGCGCTGCGTGAGATTCCCGTGCTCCACGACGTGGAGCACGTTCAGGTCGTTTCCACCGCCCGCTGTAACAATCTGGTGGAGCAATCTCATCGACCCACCCGGCAGCAAGAACGAGGCCAACTGGGCTTCAAGCGCCGGAAACGAACACAAGAATTCCTCGCCCTGCACGCCCGAGTCTCGAACCTTCATCGACACACGCGAACCACCGTTCCCGCCACCCTCAGACGAAGCCATCAATCCGCAGCTCTTCTCCGCTTGCGAGAGGCGATGCAGCAGGTGGCTTGA
- a CDS encoding heavy metal translocating P-type ATPase — MTGTPPISGTPLRYFVERMDCADCARTVQSALSRLPGVGDPKVNFTTQTLSLRLDEAQLPRETLERTLRSLGYPPTLEPAPATSASLPLRYFVNNMDCADCAGKVQGVVSRLPGVGEAKVNFTTQVLSLTLDESRTPRAQLEQALRSIGYPPELQADAPVPPGTASAPRPARVELPWHRTSKGRNVLLTGGLLALALLFSLVAPSLAFWAYAAATLIGVWPLVLKALASTRLGEPFTINTLISVAAIGAIAIGEAAEGALVVFLFAVGELLENIAAGRARAGIQALAALAPKTALLLDGGQTREVPVEQLQVGQLVRVPPGGRVPADGTITEGHSNLDDSPVTGESVPVHKGAGDTVYAGSINTDGVLTVRVDRGASDNTIARIIHLVEEAESAKAPTARFIDRFSRWYTPAAMLIALLFAVLPPLLFGQPWHEWIYKGVALLLIACPCALVLSVPAAVTSGISAGARQGLLIKGGAALETIGSVTTIAFDKTGTLTENKPQVTDIVPLGAAEQEVVTLAAAVETGSAHPLAKAILGRAGDLNIPAADNARAIPGKAVTATVGGRALAVGSPRYAQDLAPLAPDVQRRIEALEQQGKTVVVLLDGPVPLGLLAIRDEPRTDAKAAIAKLHALGVRSVMLTGDNARTGRAIAGNLGLDVEAELMPEDKLRRIADLKQGGKIAMVGDGINDAPALAQSDVGIAMGGGTDVALETADAALLRHSVTGVSDLVQLSRATMRNIRQNVTFALGLKAIFLVTTLLGITGLWPAILSDTGATVLVTANALRLLRFRPS, encoded by the coding sequence ATGACCGGTACGCCCCCCATTTCCGGCACGCCGCTGCGCTACTTCGTGGAGCGCATGGACTGTGCCGACTGCGCCCGCACGGTGCAGAGCGCCCTCAGCCGCCTGCCCGGCGTGGGTGACCCCAAGGTCAACTTCACCACGCAGACGCTGAGCCTGCGCCTCGACGAGGCGCAACTGCCCCGCGAGACACTGGAACGCACCCTCCGTTCCTTGGGCTATCCCCCCACGCTGGAGCCTGCTCCAGCCACCTCTGCCAGCCTGCCCCTGCGTTACTTCGTGAACAACATGGACTGCGCGGACTGCGCGGGCAAGGTGCAAGGGGTCGTCTCCCGGCTTCCCGGCGTGGGCGAGGCCAAGGTCAACTTCACCACGCAGGTGCTCAGCTTAACCCTGGATGAATCGCGCACCCCCCGCGCGCAGCTGGAGCAGGCCCTGCGCTCCATCGGCTACCCCCCCGAATTGCAAGCGGACGCGCCCGTTCCCCCAGGCACCGCTTCCGCGCCTCGTCCCGCGCGGGTGGAGCTGCCCTGGCACCGAACGAGCAAGGGCCGCAACGTCCTCCTGACCGGGGGCCTGCTGGCCCTCGCGCTGCTGTTCAGCCTGGTCGCGCCGTCCCTCGCCTTCTGGGCGTACGCGGCCGCCACCCTGATCGGCGTGTGGCCGCTGGTGCTCAAAGCGCTGGCCAGCACCCGTCTGGGCGAGCCCTTCACCATCAACACCCTGATCAGTGTGGCCGCCATCGGGGCCATTGCCATCGGCGAAGCCGCCGAGGGCGCGCTGGTCGTGTTCCTGTTCGCGGTCGGCGAACTGCTGGAAAACATCGCGGCGGGCCGCGCCCGGGCCGGCATTCAGGCGCTGGCGGCCCTCGCGCCGAAAACGGCCCTGCTGCTGGACGGCGGCCAGACCCGCGAGGTGCCCGTCGAGCAGTTGCAGGTCGGTCAGCTGGTCCGCGTGCCGCCGGGCGGCCGCGTCCCCGCCGACGGCACCATCACCGAAGGCCACTCCAACCTCGACGACAGCCCCGTCACAGGCGAAAGCGTACCCGTCCACAAGGGCGCTGGCGATACCGTATACGCCGGCAGCATCAACACCGACGGCGTCCTGACCGTCCGCGTGGACCGGGGCGCGAGTGACAACACCATCGCGCGCATCATTCACCTCGTGGAGGAAGCCGAGTCCGCCAAAGCCCCCACCGCGCGCTTCATTGACCGCTTTTCCCGCTGGTACACGCCCGCCGCCATGCTGATCGCGCTGCTGTTCGCCGTCCTCCCCCCGCTGCTGTTCGGTCAGCCGTGGCACGAATGGATCTACAAGGGCGTCGCGCTGCTGCTGATCGCCTGCCCCTGCGCCCTGGTGCTCTCGGTGCCCGCCGCCGTGACCAGCGGCATCAGCGCCGGTGCCCGGCAGGGCCTGCTGATCAAGGGTGGGGCCGCCCTGGAGACCATCGGCAGCGTGACCACCATCGCGTTTGACAAGACCGGCACGCTGACCGAGAACAAGCCGCAGGTGACGGACATCGTGCCCCTGGGCGCGGCCGAGCAGGAGGTCGTGACATTGGCCGCCGCCGTCGAAACAGGCAGCGCCCACCCACTCGCCAAAGCCATCCTCGGCCGTGCAGGCGACCTGAACATTCCCGCGGCGGACAACGCCCGGGCCATTCCCGGCAAGGCCGTCACCGCGACCGTCGGTGGCCGCGCCCTGGCCGTGGGCTCACCCCGCTACGCGCAGGACCTGGCGCCCCTGGCCCCCGACGTGCAGCGCCGCATTGAAGCGCTTGAACAGCAGGGGAAGACGGTCGTGGTGCTGCTGGACGGTCCCGTGCCCCTGGGACTGCTCGCCATCCGGGATGAGCCGCGCACGGACGCCAAAGCGGCCATCGCCAAGCTCCATGCCCTGGGGGTGCGCTCGGTCATGCTGACCGGCGACAACGCCCGCACCGGGCGCGCCATCGCGGGGAACCTCGGTCTCGATGTGGAAGCCGAACTGATGCCGGAAGACAAGCTGCGGCGCATCGCCGACCTCAAGCAGGGCGGCAAGATCGCCATGGTGGGCGACGGCATCAACGACGCGCCCGCGCTCGCGCAGAGTGACGTCGGGATCGCCATGGGCGGCGGCACCGACGTGGCTCTGGAAACGGCTGACGCCGCCCTGCTGCGGCACAGCGTCACGGGCGTCAGCGACCTCGTTCAGCTGTCCCGCGCCACCATGCGCAACATCCGCCAGAACGTCACCTTCGCCCTGGGGCTCAAGGCCATCTTCCTGGTGACCACGCTGCTCGGTATCACCGGCCTGTGGCCCGCCATCCTCAGCGACACGGGCGCCACCGTCCTTGTCACCGCCAACGCCCTGCGCCTGCTGCGCTTCCGCCCCAGTTGA
- a CDS encoding glutaredoxin family protein: MKTVTIYTVPGCASCEAIKRFLGARQVPYTEKNVREDPSALAEMQARAKVRIAPVTVIGEAAFFGTFDDQRPFLEAALRENDA, encoded by the coding sequence ATAAAGACCGTGACCATCTACACCGTGCCTGGCTGCGCGTCCTGCGAGGCGATCAAACGCTTCCTCGGCGCGCGTCAGGTGCCCTACACCGAGAAAAACGTCCGTGAGGACCCATCAGCCCTGGCTGAGATGCAGGCCAGGGCGAAGGTCCGCATCGCGCCCGTGACGGTGATTGGCGAGGCCGCCTTCTTTGGCACCTTTGACGATCAACGTCCCTTCCTGGAGGCCGCCCTGCGAGAGAATGACGCATGA
- a CDS encoding ArsR/SmtB family transcription factor — protein MTTTPDVKIERAADCEIHCVHPDAVARALAQLPSDALIERATTLTKVVSDPTRLRILSALALEELCVCDLAVIAGINESTMSHQLRHLRALGLVTFKKVGRIAYYRLASTHVTRLIADMLQHAEAM, from the coding sequence ATGACCACCACACCAGACGTGAAGATTGAGCGCGCCGCCGACTGCGAGATTCACTGCGTTCACCCGGACGCCGTCGCGCGGGCCCTGGCACAACTGCCGAGCGACGCGCTGATTGAACGCGCCACCACCCTCACCAAGGTGGTGTCGGACCCCACGCGGCTGCGCATTCTGTCTGCCCTCGCGCTCGAAGAGCTGTGCGTGTGCGATCTGGCCGTGATTGCGGGCATCAACGAGTCCACCATGAGCCACCAGCTGCGCCACCTGCGCGCCCTGGGCCTGGTGACCTTCAAGAAGGTGGGCCGCATCGCCTACTACCGACTGGCGAGCACCCACGTCACGCGCCTCATCGCGGACATGCTGCAGCACGCCGAAGCCATGTGA